A single Triticum dicoccoides isolate Atlit2015 ecotype Zavitan chromosome 2A, WEW_v2.0, whole genome shotgun sequence DNA region contains:
- the LOC119358379 gene encoding leucine-rich repeat extensin-like protein 5, whose amino-acid sequence MRGPTRLARMPNRAGGEAPDRAHRPPTTAGSLHPCGRDTRSTVRTAVSWPCLVDEAAAIDPGFPTQIQGNRGPAATILSAPGPARRLPRTAAMRWDEVGRGRGSAARVPRPPPREATRDASSDSPSSQLGSPDVAAVHREHHRPPELVARCLAEQPPETPARPRPAGSRLALAASPLPGSLTPSPGRAAHSPRRPRPTISWFAKLPPRPWPRRRPPESCGCSPPTPIPGCSAPTPCRITASVHPTSQFTHRTNQQGNRGRGSRRAEVVMGKENRTQKRIDLVFKRKRDDTIEVEEDQVLPLLELEQQQPEQQHNQDGGVRTNEVVTFRGIEFLQRDPGLRPQI is encoded by the exons ATGCGCGGCCCGACCAGACTGGCCCGCATGCCGAATAGGGCAGGAGGGGAGGCGCCGGATCGCGCGCACCGGCCGCCAACGACCGCCGGATCCCTCCACCCATGCGGCCGGGACACCAGATCCACCGTCCGCACGGCTGTTAGCTGGCCGTGCCTTGTCGATGAAGCCGCCGCTATAGATCCGGGGTTCCCCACGCAGATACAGGGCAAccgaggccccgccgccaccatccttaGCGCCCCTGGGCCTGCTCGGCGGCTGCCTCGGACGGCGGCGATGAGGTGGGATGAGGTGGGAAGGGGCCGCGGCAGCGCAGCTAGGGTTCCCCGGCCGCCGCCGAGGGAGGCGACGAGGG ACGCATCCTCTGATTCCCCATCCTCTCAGCTAGGTTCTCCGGATGTAGCCGCCGTGCACAGGGAGCACCACCGTCCACCGGAGCTTGTCGCCCGCTGTCTCGCGGAGCAACCGCCGGAGACGCCCGCGCGGCCGCGCCCCGCGGGGTCTCGCCTAGCCCTCGCCGCCTCGCCCCTGCCAGGCTCCCTCACGCCGTCGCCCGGTCGCGCCGCCCACTCGCCCAGGCGCCCACGACCCACTATCTCGTGGTTCGCGAAGCTACCGCCTCGCCCCTGGCCGCGGCGACGCCCGCCGGAATCTTGCGGCTGTTCTCCTCCAACTCCAATCCCCGGCTGTTCTGCTCCAACCCCCTGCCGCATCACTGCATCAGTGCATCCCACTTCACAGTTCACACACCGCACCAACCAGCAGGGCAACAGGGGAAG AGGCAGCAGGCGGGCAGAGGTAGTCATGGGCAAGGAAAATCGGACTCAGAAAAGAATTGATTTGGTGTTTAAAAGGAAAAGAGATGATACAATTGAAGTTGAGGAAGACCAAGTATTGCCCTTGCTTGAATTGGAACAGCAACAACCTGAACAACAACATAACCAAGATGGAGGAGTTCGAACAAATGAAGTTGTTACATTTCGGGGTATTGAGTTCTTGCAGCGGGATCCTGGATTGCGCCCTCAAA TTTGA
- the LOC119357100 gene encoding uncharacterized protein LOC119357100: MSGSYSSRLRAGGGGGGLGATTVLAAKVAFASAALAAAACMVPQLVSGADAFLWKLYLFVTVHVIIFVIWKLSDSKHFHAAQQQHKDPWAPSPLHHPAAAAPPLLTEPAVPAAVKRRVDFAPAPAVFSAAPAEVYRVPPPVSRWHEAADSAVVEEVVSPVSFGGESCVTTESEEDASSAAVSAYIATADEGRSVSPGLAPAREHAVLERGVSLPPRRATAPTDEHFDGADDNHDGGGGDDDDDLDATWNAIMQKTRPATAPAASTTSPPAPRSSPPRPTPSPRPRAREPSVGAVELSKRSEDFIKKIHNSFGRHQ; the protein is encoded by the coding sequence ATGTCGGGGAGCTACTCCTCGCGGCTCCGCgccgggggcggcggcgggggcctGGGCGCGACGACGGTGCTGGCGGCCAAGGTGGCGTTCGCGTCGGCCGCGCTGGCCGCGGCCGCGTGCATGGTGCCGCAGCTCGTCTCCGGTGCCGACGCCTTCCTCTGGAAGCTCTACCTCTTCGTCACCGTGCacgtcatcatcttcgtcatctggaAGCTCTCCGACAGCAAGCACTTCCACGCCGCGCAGCAGCAGCACAAGGACCCCTGGGCGCCGTCGCCGCTCCACCACCCCGCCGCCGCGGCGCCCCCGCTGCTGACGGAGCCGGCCGTGCCGGCCGCCGTCAAGCGCAGGGTGGACTTCGCGCCCGcccccgccgtcttctccgccgcgcCGGCCGAGGTGTACCGCGTGCCCCCGCCCGTGTCGCGGTGGCACGAGGCTGCTGACTCGGCGGTGGTCGAGGAGGTCGTCTCCCCTGTCTCGTTCGGCGGCGAGTCGTGCGTCACCACGGAGTCCGAGGAGGACGCTTCCTCCGCCGCCGTGTCAGCCTACATCGCCACCGCCGACGAGGGCAGGAGCGTCTCGCCTGGACTGGCGCCCGCACGGGAACACGCGGTCCTCGAGCGTGGGGTCTCCCTGCCCCCTCGCCGGGCTACCGCGCCCACGGACGAACACTTCGACGGCGCCGACGACaaccacgacggcggcggcggcgacgacgacgacgacctggACGCGACGTGGAACGCCATCATGCAGAAGACGCGCCCGGCGACGGCGCCGGCCGCATCCACCACCTCCCCTCCAGCCCCACGCTCGTCGCCTCCCCGGCCAACCCCATCGCCGCGGCCGCGAGCCCGGGAGCCATCCGTCGGCGCGGTGGAGCTGAGCAAGCGGTCGGAGGATTTCATCAAGAAGATCCACAACTCCTTCGGGCGGCACCAATGA